From the Leptospira kirschneri serovar Cynopteri str. 3522 CT genome, one window contains:
- a CDS encoding type I 3-dehydroquinate dehydratase encodes MNQREFKIVLTINEDEFFSLKEHPFCDRIEIRLDLFSPKNIGQKLVDKIEELNTKCIFTYRQPEDTDQVASAKKEELDFHKIVSEIDPRAHYLDLELNRHNDLFESNLNKGFGLIRSVHKFDGILSEQEIRDWIGKDSYLKPEKYKSILPLIYKFAVFPNSIYELTQFLSSFRIVSNEFKKLNILLIGICMGSLGIVSRVFPDHFGSIFTYCCLNDPKAPGQVDLESLIRLRNL; translated from the coding sequence ATGAATCAGCGAGAATTTAAGATCGTTCTTACGATTAACGAAGACGAATTTTTTTCTCTTAAAGAACATCCTTTTTGTGATCGAATTGAAATTCGCCTCGATCTATTTTCTCCTAAAAACATCGGACAAAAACTAGTAGATAAAATCGAAGAACTGAACACGAAATGTATTTTCACTTACAGACAACCGGAAGACACCGATCAAGTAGCGTCTGCAAAAAAAGAAGAATTAGATTTTCATAAAATAGTTTCCGAAATCGACCCCAGGGCTCATTATTTGGATTTGGAATTAAACCGTCATAATGATCTTTTTGAATCGAACCTAAACAAAGGTTTTGGCCTGATTCGATCCGTTCATAAATTCGACGGAATCTTATCGGAACAGGAAATTAGGGATTGGATTGGTAAAGATTCTTATCTAAAACCGGAAAAATATAAATCGATTCTCCCCTTAATTTATAAATTTGCGGTATTCCCAAATTCTATTTACGAACTGACTCAATTTCTTTCTTCTTTTAGAATTGTATCAAACGAATTCAAAAAATTGAATATACTTTTGATCGGAATTTGTATGGGTTCTTTGGGAATAGTTTCAAGGGTATTTCCGGATCATTTTGGTTCTATTTTTACTTATTGTTGTTTGAACGATCCCAAAGCTCCTGGCCAAGTAGATTTAGAATCTCTAATCCGATTACGAAATTTATAA
- a CDS encoding tetratricopeptide repeat protein, giving the protein MAFRILFFSIFLYSFSASLYADLKEGKKAYARKDFSKAMDEFQKFNDTNPTSGEAWMYMGYIYEYRRDYPKSIQSFKKAVSLSLPKKDLVNCYQKIILYFNYQRDYHEVISYSNRLLKISPDLSHIQKIRSTAEERLSSGHHVVHHHPKKHSEDTETVGPSNEEEYLKILKKEPNDTSARWNLSLIYANHKKFQQAETLLEGLVKDFPEKHDYLYKYGVILIRLEKYSEALRVLDKLENKIGNDNAKMLYYANLNQAVAYHKMKRYEEAAKYYRKSYAVHSTVQPLIGLTKLKYEVKDCENAIKTAEKALEFGERTHEIRMYLALCKIQNKEETEGYAILKEIASKLEKENPEFKNLPDVYNDGILKLARYYTNRGEYEKALRYFHSVQSSEEEEREYRFYLGKAYYYTGKIDQSILLLEKVNNSSGAYYLLAKCYANKDDLEKTMEYIRKAAEIKPAIWSAAAEEKEFDRFKEKSTFRSFLETKGSDKETNQNNNQALDKT; this is encoded by the coding sequence ATGGCTTTTCGAATTTTGTTTTTTTCGATTTTTTTGTATTCTTTCTCTGCCTCGTTGTATGCAGATTTGAAAGAAGGTAAAAAGGCTTACGCAAGAAAGGACTTTTCCAAGGCCATGGACGAGTTCCAAAAGTTTAACGATACGAATCCGACTTCTGGCGAAGCTTGGATGTATATGGGTTATATCTACGAATATAGAAGAGATTATCCAAAATCCATTCAAAGTTTTAAAAAGGCGGTGAGTCTTAGTTTACCTAAAAAGGATCTAGTCAACTGCTATCAAAAGATCATTCTCTATTTTAATTATCAAAGGGATTATCACGAGGTAATTTCTTATTCCAATCGACTTTTAAAAATTAGTCCTGATTTATCGCATATTCAAAAAATTAGATCTACTGCCGAGGAGAGACTTTCCTCAGGTCATCACGTTGTACATCATCATCCTAAAAAACATTCAGAAGATACGGAAACCGTCGGACCTAGTAATGAAGAAGAATATCTTAAAATTCTTAAAAAGGAACCAAACGACACATCTGCTCGTTGGAATTTATCTCTCATTTACGCAAATCATAAAAAGTTTCAACAGGCGGAAACTTTACTGGAAGGGCTTGTAAAAGATTTTCCTGAAAAACACGATTATCTTTACAAATACGGAGTAATATTGATTCGATTGGAAAAATATTCGGAGGCACTCCGTGTTTTGGATAAACTTGAAAATAAAATCGGAAACGATAATGCCAAAATGTTATATTATGCAAATTTAAATCAAGCGGTCGCATATCATAAAATGAAACGTTATGAGGAAGCGGCCAAATATTATAGAAAATCTTATGCAGTTCATAGTACGGTTCAACCTTTGATCGGATTGACCAAACTCAAGTACGAAGTAAAAGATTGTGAAAATGCAATCAAAACCGCGGAGAAGGCGCTGGAATTTGGTGAAAGAACTCATGAAATTCGGATGTATTTGGCACTTTGTAAAATTCAAAATAAAGAAGAAACGGAAGGTTATGCGATTTTAAAGGAAATCGCTTCCAAGTTGGAAAAGGAAAATCCGGAATTTAAAAATCTTCCGGATGTTTACAACGATGGAATTTTAAAGTTAGCCCGTTATTATACAAATCGTGGAGAATATGAAAAGGCTCTTCGTTATTTTCATTCCGTTCAATCTTCCGAGGAAGAAGAAAGAGAATATCGTTTTTATCTAGGTAAAGCTTATTATTATACTGGAAAAATAGATCAATCGATTTTGCTTTTGGAAAAAGTAAACAATTCTTCGGGAGCTTATTATTTATTAGCAAAATGTTATGCAAATAAAGACGATCTTGAAAAAACCATGGAATACATCCGTAAAGCCGCAGAAATAAAACCAGCGATTTGGTCTGCTGCCGCAGAAGAAAAAGAATTTGATCGGTTTAAAGAAAAATCTACTTTTAGATCTTTTTTGGAAACTAAGGGTTCCGATAAAGAAACAAACCAAAATAATAATCAGGCTTTAGATAAGACTTAG